One genomic window of Salvelinus alpinus chromosome 9, SLU_Salpinus.1, whole genome shotgun sequence includes the following:
- the six4a gene encoding homeobox protein SIX4a: MSSSSGEVTISNNIKKENVKTDKRDCIKLLALDTAELSMERATSNTDAVHSELLVSAASSLAFSPEQVACVCEALQQGGNVDRLARFLWSLPQSDLLRGNESILKAQALVAFHQARYQELYSVLENHNFSPFNHSSLQDLWYKARYTEAEKARGRPLGAVDKYRLRRKYPLPRTIWDGEETVYCFKERSRNALKDLYKQNRYPSPAEKRNLAKITGLSLTQVSNWFKNRRQRDRNPSEAQSKSESDGNHSTEDESSKGQEELSPRPLSNSSDGTMTHGALPLQTGSLDSGVIIQQIGDIKIPPGSSSEVLFNRNLVTSNRSTVFHNGGSSYLQAPSNILFNGLNLGIQPLAFNPLRPSGGVLMGGSGVDMQMQAGQEKGLGGSSVDYASYSGCVNGAEVKLEGVYSMAAQNGGSSVLTFSSSSGALQLGGYSLVHVPSGVSNGDGTSLLNSNLGLPLQLPSDSSSLSQGTIQMNNVAVSSSSEDSYHHQHHQDKLAMAPMHPSTVLYSMGNTGQTSIKKEPLEGGGGGGVYSYHHGLHLDPSGQLSYSSDPLTSEEVPSSQGSSSDVTTVSSSSPEPEVYTSLTVSTPLMAQTDPNRHQLQPGEYLRGHNSQPVPSSHLLGPGMNNNYMSVSESKVDASGGGVNEMVRVMCGEMEPGEEKDLAKLQTVQMDEDMADL; encoded by the exons ATGTCTTCTTCTTCAGGAGAAGTCACAATTTCAAATAACATCAAGAAGGAAAATGTGAAGACGGACAAGCGAGATTGCATCAAGCTTCTAGCGCTGGATACCGCGGAGTTGTCTATGGAGCGCGCAACTTCGAACACTGATGCAGTCCACAGTGAACTTCTGGTGAGCGCGGCTTCCTCGCTGGCATTCTCCCCGGAGCAAGTGGCGTGCGTCTGCGAGGCTTTGCAGCAGGGAGGCAATGTGGACCGGCTGGCCAGGTTTTTATGGTCCTTACCACAGAGTGACCTGCTACGTGGCAACGAAAGCATCCTGAAAGCCCAAGCTCTTGTCGCTTTTCATCAAGCTCGGTACCAGGAGCTCTACAGTGTTTTGGAGAACCACAACTTCAGTCCATTCAATCACTCCTCGCTGCAAGACCTCTGGTATAAGGCACGGTACACGGAGGCAGAGAAAGCGCGGGGGAGACCCCTCGGCGCCGTGGATAAATATCGCCTGCGGAGAAAGTACCCACTACCCCGGACTATCTGGGACGGGGAAGAGACAGTATACTGCTTCAAAGAGAGGTCCCGCAACGCGCTGAAGGATCTATACAAGCAGAATAGATACCCCTCTCCAGCCGAGAAAAGAAACCTCGCTAAAATCACGGGACTCTCCTTGACGCAGGTCAGCAACTGGTTCAAAAacaggagacagagggacagaaacCCGTCCGAAGCACAATCAAAAAG TGAATCTGATGGCAACCACAGCACAGAGGATGAGTCTAGTAAAGGGCAGGAGGAGCTCTCTCCACGCCCCCTCTCCAATTCATCTGACGGGACGATGACCCATGGGGCCCTCCCCCTGCAGACAGGGTCTCTGGACAGTGGTGTAATCATCCAACAGATTGGAGACATCAAGATACCCCCTGGATCCAGCAGTGAGGTGCTCTTCAACAGAAACCTAGTGACAAGTAACCGCTCCACTGTCTTCCATAACGGTGGCTCGTCTTACCTCCAGGCCCCCAGCAACATCCTGTTCAATGGGCTCAACCTGGGCATCCAGCCCTTGGCCTTCAACCCCCtgcggccctctgggggggtccTGATGGGGGGCTCTGGTGTGGACATGCAGATGCAGGCAGGCCAGGAGAAGGGGCTGGGTGGCTCCAGTGTGGACTACGCCTCCTACTCTGGCTGTGTAAACGGAGCAGAGGTGAAGCTGGAGGGGGTTTACAGCATGGCAGCTCAAAATGGCGGCTCGTCTGTCCTCACGTTCAGCTCGTCCTCAGGGGCGCTCCAGCTGGGCGGGTACAGTCTGGTCCACGTGCCCAGCGGCGTATCCAACGGCGACGGGACGTCACTGCTCAACAGCAACTTGGGTCTTCCTCTGCAGCTCCCCTCTGACTCCTCATCACTCTCACAAG GTACAATCCAAATGAACAATGTAGCAGTCAGTTCTTCTAGTGAGGACTCCTACCACCACCAGCACCATCAGGACAAGCTGGCCATGGCCCCCATGCACCCCAGCACGGTGCTCTACAGCATGGGCAACACTGGACAGACCTCCATCAAGAAGGAGCCCCTGGAGGGTGGTGGGGGCGGAGGGGTGTACTCCTACCACCATGGCCTTCACCTGGACCCCAGTGGGCAGCTCAGCTACTCTTCAGACCCACTAACCTCAGAGGAGGTCCCCTCCAGCCAGGGCTCCTCCTCTGACGTAACCACCGTCAGCTCCTCCAGTCCAGAGCCTGAGGTCTACACCAGCCTCACCGTCAGCACCCCTCTGATGGCCCAAACAGACCCTAACAGACACCAACTCCAGCCTGGGGAGTACCTCAGGGGCCACAACTCACAACCTGTCCCCTCCTCACACCTTCTGGGCCCTGGCATGAACAACAACTACATGTCTGTGTCGGAGAGTAAGGTGGAcgctagtggtggtggggtgaatGAGATGGTGCGGGTCATGTGCGGGGAAATGGAGCCGGGGGAGGAGAAGGACCTGGCCAAATTACAGACAGTGCAGATGGACGAGGACATGGCTGACCTTTAA